In Oenanthe melanoleuca isolate GR-GAL-2019-014 chromosome 8, OMel1.0, whole genome shotgun sequence, a single genomic region encodes these proteins:
- the PDE4DIP gene encoding myomegalin isoform X3 has product MANGYRTLSQHLNDLKKENFSLKLRIYFLEERVQQKGEESRDDVYRRNIELKVEVESLKRELQEKQQALDNTWVAAENQTSRSQAALQQQYEERQRESEHVYELLENKIQLLQEEARLARSEAEQATALARAEAERCRELTGKLKEAARTKQEDRSDNGCVSMAHRRIEELTQELAASNQLVEMLSAEKRGLQQCLEGSPVTEGQGLQDERQQPAPGSTAAEEHVSDVRAAELQGKLQHSEAANKLLQEKLNELNFELKSVQETSQRQDRTIQSLNEALKSKDSKTEELYHIIEGQNETMAKLRDMLHRNQLGQLQVSESPLSPQEQQMSLLDLQNTLFCTKLEVQRLKRAQRQKEHQLAEAKRATQLLETTVHEEEQQKEATWKHNQELRAVVQQLQAELQDKAQQLQTLEWEKSRELQVQEQRVQRLTQQLARKEQLLQESKELLQCQQSLEKSPAAMNTMLEKLQQRVSDRDAALERAVDEKFCALEEKEQELQQLRLRMRERGGDLERLRSVLSSNEATIHSLESLLKAKTLELEQVSATCQNLRWLKEEIEAKSGSRQKEQEGIIQQLQTCLHDRNKEVEELTATLLCKLGPGQSEVAEELCLRLQHKEKMLQDLLSDRNRQTMEHDAEIRELLQALSTKEQQSRVAAEKMAQALAERSCELQLLRQHVLGKEPAGTQSAGARPLKQDKPIQDILQRASGATVVAGSPQEDSSCRTQGVTMSAAELEKDLVNAKEELELMVKKERESRQELTALQSVVATQEEELQVQASDIESLTRTIQMKEDLIKDLQMQLVDPEEIPAMERLTQEVLVLREKVAIAESQGQEATGNRRQQLLLMLEGLVAERNRLNEALQAERQLYGSLVKFHTHPDSAARDHALQVELEGVHELRGQLEEALGRSLECLSRLETQGAIGGQAAGTHSDTSTNFTDSMKEEAARGLAAQQSNPRVPKENGGTESRTAPERELRAERELRELKAQLEEAGFSSISHIRKAMLSLCLENAELKERMGEATSLLESGEPEEPGLGSPLAPEPRRLQRKSRSSLGDGQGLPAERGTVPTKRPALEARSQHDMPKRPCPGSPAGGDGSHVDGSVPGGGWPGLGAELRSQVAQGQRQCQELQDKLAASEATVRAQAEQLEKYHVLLPGEPQTQQLSKQVQVDFQDLGYETCGRSETEADREETTSPECEEQDVFSETSLGEELGSHCQPGMSRAGKTMALEDVEALHQHIQDLKAQLLNANKVIQSLQRRARSISVTSGYTSSAERPLPAPKASASPAHSLTDEDEGWQSDGHGTLCPPALRAHRDLQSLVHRVALLEAQLPAAKHGAALPKELQSATWPGKYNSLIQAQARELSHLRQLLREGRGLSRSLAQHLRDALRSFEDLLRGTDIDYYLGQGFREQLAQGRQLAERLSDKLGIRDRQDGEDKSSHELLAQRLSRELQEKEKVIESLEVKLQERSESPGSSCPPSESSHSASSSSFTSEGLEPCSDGDAASEYSQCHEEPAQHTGLHFDSLSKPVSAPLPALAPGLSPFLPAGPPPPAAPPLLGCCGNSVCSLAEAQQELQVLRRQLGESVTLPVAPAKPTVPLGPFGEGSKAAAPFCPHGALQGLAELPGAAHSRPLWDAPPPGQLLWGALPLGYPSGQKLTGADLLEEHLLEIRNLRQRLEESICTNDRLREQLERRLASTGKASGLPSDVYAQTPELGLQLSRENQALHEENRTLRLQRDHLSQELARVQEALAAACSRAREAEAELGQRRGKQRRLAEELSECQESVRQLRDERHSLQEDNNRLQHSVTLLQQQSEEQRLLLQTLRAELHVYESLPGPSAETRAGCFPSPPVRDVGTNSAAALLSPVPSGTSVVRRMDEPRGADVVVRKSEALTGAHVVGRLDTYRALEQHVLQGKALARELMCLTRPALGLPNCSLPGKEALGWTGTGQGHLWGSASTLHAILEECVALLAAFWSTVLPVSPAQHQGKEQVLQGEIAALRARLSEREDALQSTARRLRSTAQLKDSMEQFIVSQLTRTHTVLRKARTNLEVKAQQALPVA; this is encoded by the exons caaCAAGCCCTGGACAACACATG GGTGGCTGCGGAGAACCAGACGAGCCGCAGCCAGGCCGCGCTCCAGCAGCAGTACGAGGAGCGGCAGCGGGAGTCGGAGCATGTCTATGAGCTCCTGGAGAACAAgatccagctcctgcaggag gaggcCAGGCTGGCACGCAGTGAGGCCGAGCAGGCCACTGCgctggccagggctgaggcGGAGAGATGCCGGGAGCTGACAGGGAAGCTGAAGGAAGCGGCGAGGACAAAGCAGGAGGACAGGAGCGACAATGGCTGTGTCTCCATGGCCCACAG GAGGATCGAAGAGCTGACCCAagagctggctgccagcaaCCAGCTCGTGGAAATGCTGTCAGCAGAGAAGCGTGGcttgcagcagtgcctggagggGTCTCCAGTCACGGAGGGGCAG gGTTTGCAGGATGAACGtcagcagccagctccaggtagcactgcagcagaggagcacGTGTCCGATGTGcgtgcagcagagctgcagggcaaaCTCCAGCACTCTGAGGCTGCCAACAAG CTGCTACAGGAGAAGCTGAATGAAttgaattttgaattaaaatctGTTCAAGAAACATCACAGAGGCAAGATCGTACAATCCAGAGTCTGAACGAGGCCCTGAAGAGCAAAGACAGTAAG ACAGAGGAGCTGTACCACATCATCGAAGGGCAGAATGAGACCATGGCCAAGCTGCGGGACATGTTACACAGaaaccagctgggacagctgcag GTGTCAGAGAGCCCACTGtcaccccaggagcagcagatgtCACTGCTGGATCTTCAGAACACACTTTTCTGCACCAAGCTGGAGGTGCAGAGACTGAAGAGAGCTCAGCGCCAGAAGGAGCATCAGCTGGCTGAAGCCAAGAGAGccacccagctcctggagacCACAGTGCatgaggaagagcagcagaaagaggCAACCTGGAAACACAATCAG GAGCTGCGTGCTGTGGTACaacagctgcaggcagagctgcaggacaaggctcagcagctccagactTTGGAGTGGGAGAAGAGCCGTGAGCTGCAGGTCCAGGAGCAGAGAGTTCAGCGTTTGACTCAGCAGCTGGCTCGCaaggagcagcttctgcag GAGTCCAAGGAGCTTCTGCAATGCCAGCAAAGCTTGGAGAAGAGCCCTGCAGCCATGAATACCATGTTGGAGAAACTTCAGCAGCGTGTCAGtgacagggatgctgctctggaG CGAGCAGTAGATGAGAAGTTCTGTgccctggaggagaaggagcaagagctgcagcagctgcgtCTCCGCATGCGGGAGCGCGGCGGTGACCTGGAGAGGCTGCGCAGTGTCCTGTCCAGCAACGAGGCCACCATCCAC AGCCTGGAGAGCCTCCTGAAAGCCAAAACCCTGGAACTGGAGCAGGTCTCAGCAACCTGCCAAAACCTCCGCTGGCTCAAAGAGGAGATTGAGGCCAAAtctggcagcaggcagaaggAGCAAGAGGGCAtcatccagcagctgcagaccTGCCTGCATGACAGGAACAAGGAAGTGGAG GAGCTTACAGCAACTCTGCTGTGCAAGCTGGGCCCCGGGCAGAGCGAGGtagcagaggagctgtgcctgcGTCTTCAGCACAAGGAGAAGATGCTGCAGGATCTCCTCAGCGACCGCAACCGTCAAACCATGGAGCACGATGCTGAAATTcgagagctgctgcaggctctgagcaccaaggagcagcagagcaga GTGGCTGCAGAGAAGATGGCACAGGCTCTGGCTGAAAGGAGCTGTGAGCTACAACTGCTGCGCCAGCAcgtgctggggaaggagcctGCTGGGACCCAGTCAGCTGGTGCCAGGCCACTGAAGCAGGATAAACCCATACAG GACATACTGCAAAGAGCTTCTGGAGCTACAGTCGTAGCTGGATCCCCACAGgaggacagcagctgcaggacacagggag TTACAatgtcagcagcagagctggagaaggatcTTGTCAATGCcaaagaggagctggagctAATGgtgaagaaagaaagggaaagcagG caggagctcactGCTCTCCAGTCTGTGGTGGCCacacaggaggaggagctgcaggtgcaggcCTCAGATATCGAGTCCTTGACCAGAACCATCCAGATGAAAGAGGACCTCATCAAG GATCTGCAGATGCAGCTGGTGGATCCTGAAGAAATTCCAGCCATGGAAAGGCTGACACAAGAAGTGCTGGTGCTTCGGGAGAAAGTGGCCATAGCAGAGTCCCAGGGACAGGAGGCTACTGGAAACAGAAGGCAGCAG TTGTTACTGATGCTGGAAGGGCTGGTGGCTGAGAGGAACCGGTTAAATGAGGCTCTCCAGGCTGAGAGGCAGCTCTATGGCAGCCTGGTGAAGTTCCACACACACCCAGACAG CGCTGCGAGAGACCACGCCCtgcaggtggagctggaagGGGTCCACGAGCTCCGGGGACAGCTGGAAGAAGCTCTTGGCAGAAGCTTGGAGTGTTTGAGCAGGCTGGAGACGCAGGGCGCCATAGGAG GTCAGGCCGCGGGCACACACTCCGATACCAGCACCAACTTCACCGACAGCATGAAGGAGGAGGCAGCCCGAGGCTTGGCAGCCCAGCAG AGCAACCCCCGGGTCCCCAAAGAAAATGGGGGGACTGAAAGCAGAACAGCGCCCGAACGGGAGCTGCGGGCCGagcgggagctgcgggagctgAAGGCGCAGCTGGAAGAAGCCGGCTTCTCCTCTATCTCCCACATCAG GAAGGCCATGCTGAGCCTGTGCCTGGAAAACGCGGAGCTGAAAGAGCGGATGGGTGAAGCCACGTCGCTGCTGGAGAGCGGCGAGCCggaggagcctgggctgggcagccctCTGGCCCCTGAGCCCCGCAGGCTGCAGCGGAAGAGCCGCAGCTCCCTTGGGGATGGCCAGGGGCTCCCGGCAGAGAGAGGAACGGTGCCCACCAAACGCCCGGCGCTGGAGGCTCGATCCCAGCACGACATGCCCAAGagaccctgccctggcagcccgGCTGGAGGGGACGGGAGCCAT GTGGACGGCTCGGTTCCCGGCGggggctggccagggctgggcgCAGAGCTGCGCTCCCAGGTGGCACAGGGCCaaaggcagtgccaggagctgcaggacaagcTCGCTGCCTCGGAGGCCACGGTCCGGGCACaagctgagcagctggagaaataCCATGTCCTGCTCC caggtgaacctcagacacagcagctcagcaagcAGGTGCAGGTGGACTTCCAGGACCTGGGCTATGAGACCTGTGGGCGAAGTGAGACCGAGGCTGACCGTGAGGAGACCACCAGCCCTG AGTGCGAGGAGCAAGATGTATTCAGTGAGACCAGCCTGGGTGAGGAGCTGGGGTCCCACTGCCAGCCAGGGATGTCCAGAGCAGGCAAAACCATGGCCCTGGAAGATGTGGAGGCTCTGCACCAGCACATCCAGGACCTCAAGGCCCAGCTGCTCAATGCCAACAAGGTGATCCAGAGCCTGCAGCGCCGTGCCCGCTCCATCTCTGTCACCAGTGGCTACACCTCGAGTGCTGAGCggcccctgccagctcccaaGGCCTCGGCAtccccagcccacagcctgaCGGACGAGGACGAGGGCTGGCAGTCGGATGGGCACGGCACGCTGTGCCCACCTGCCCTGCGGGCACACCGTGACCTGCAGAGCCTGGTGCACCGCGTGGCCCTGCTCGAGGCACAGCTGCCCGCAGCCAAGCACGGAGCCGCTCTGCCCAAGGAGCTGCAGTCTGCCACTTGGCCAGG GAAATACAACTCTCTGATCCAGGCACAGGCTCGGGAGCTGTCCCACCTGCGGCAGCTGCTGCGGGAGGGCCGTGGGCTGAGCCGCAGCCTGGCCCAGCACCTGCGCGACGCCCTGCGGTCCTTCGAGGACCTGCTCCGAGGCACTGACATCGACTACTACCTGGGCCAGGGCTTTAGggagcagctggcccagggcaggcagctggcTGAGAGGCTCAGCGACAAGCTGGGCATCA gaGATCGACAAGATGGGGAGGATAAAAGCAGTCACGAACTCCTGGCACAGAG gctgagccgggagctccaggagaaggagaaggtgaTTGAGAGCCTGGAGGTGAAGCTGCAGGAGCGCTCTGAGTCCCCAGGTAGCAGCTGCCCCCCCTCGGAGTCATCCCACTCTGCCAGCAGCTCGTCCTTCACCTCTgaagggctggagccctgctctgatGGGGATGCAGCCAGCGAGTACAGCCAGTGCCACGAGGAGCCTGCCCAACACACAG GCCTTCACTTTGACTCTTTGTCCAAACCTGTTAGTGcccccctgcctgccctggcccctgggctgtcccccttcctccctgccGGGCCCCCTCCTCCTGCGGCCCCGCCactcctgggctgctgtgggaatTCTGTCTGCTCCctggctgaggcacagcaggaactgcaggTGCTCCGGAGGCAACTGGGAGAAA gtgtgacACTGCCCGTGGCACCAGCAAAGCCCACGGTTCCTCTGGGCCCCTTCGGAGAGGGCAGCAAAGCCGCAGCCCCGTTCTGCCCGCACggagcactgcaggggctggctgAGCTCCCCGGGGCCGCCCACAGCCGCCCCCTCTGGGACGCGCCCCCGCCcgggcagctgctctggggggcGCTGCCCCTGGGGTACCCGTCCGGCCAGAAGCTGACAG gggcAGACCTGCTGGAGGAACACCTGCTGGAGATCCGCAACCTGCGCCAGCGCCTGGAGGAGTCCATCTGCACCAACGACCGGCTGCGGGAGCAGCTGGAGCGCCGCCTGGCCTCCACCGGCAAGGCCAGCG GACTGCCCAGCGATGTCTATGCTCAGACAccggagctggggctgcagctgagcagggagaaCCAGGCTCTGCACGAGGAGAACCGGACCCTGCGGCTCCAACGGGACCACCTGTCCCAAG agctggcacgGGTGCAGGAGGCACTCGCGGCTGCCTGCTCCCGGGCACGGGAGGCTGAGGCGGAGCTGGGCCAGAGGCGTGGGAAGCAGCGGAGGCTGGCGGAGGAGCTCTCCGAGTGCCAGGAGAGCGTCCGGCAGCTCCGGGACGAGCGGCACTCTCTGCAGGAGGACAACAACAG gctgcagcactcGGTGAcgctcctgcagcagcagagcgAGGAGCAGCGCCTGCTCCTGCAGACCCTGCGTGCGGAGCTGCACGTCTACGAGAGCCTGCCTGGCCCCTCTGCCGAGACACGGGCAG GTTGCTTCCCATCTCCTCCAGTGCGTGATGTTGGCACGAACTCAGCAGctgccctcctctccccagtgcCCTCTGGCACGTCGGTGGTCCGACGGATGGACG AGCCACGTGGGGCAGACGTGGTGGTGAGGAAGAGCGAGGCACTGACAGGGGCTCACGTCGTTGGCCGCCTGGACACGTACcgagccctggagcagcacgTCCTGCAGGGAAAGGCCTTAGCCCGGGAGCTGATGTGTCTCACACGCCCAGCACTTGGGCTGCCCAACTGCTCGCTCCCGGGAAAGGAG GCCCTGGGATggacaggcacagggcaggggcacctgTGGGGCAGCGCCAGCACCCTGCACGCCATCCTGGAGGAGTGTGTGGCTCTCCTCGCTGCCTTCTGGAGCACTGTGCTGCCcgtgagccctgcccagcaccagggcaag GAGCAGGTGCTCCAGGGTGAGATTGCAGCACTGCGGGCCCGGCTCTCCGAGAGGGAggatgctctgcagagcacGGCCAGGAGGCTGcgcagcacagcccagctcaagGACAGCATGGAGCAGTTCATCGTCAGCCAGT TGACCAGGACCCACACTGTGCTGCGCAAGGCCAGGACGAACCTGGAG GTGAAGGCCCAGCAGGCCCTGCCTGTTGCATGA